The proteins below come from a single Mustela nigripes isolate SB6536 chromosome 14, MUSNIG.SB6536, whole genome shotgun sequence genomic window:
- the PNRC2 gene encoding proline-rich nuclear receptor coactivator 2 has translation MGGGERYNIPAPQSRNVSKNQQQLNRQKTKDQNSQMKIVHKKKERGHTYTSSAAARQAMQNGGKNKNFPNNQNWNSSLSSPSLLFKSQTNQNYAGAKFSEPPSPSVLPKPPSHWVPVSFNPSDKEIMTFQLKTLLKVQV, from the coding sequence ATGGGTGGCGGAGAGAGGTACAACATTCCAGCCCCTCAATCAAGAAACGTTAGTAAGAACCAGCAACAGCTTAATAGACAGAAGACCAAGGATCAGAATTCCCAAATGAAGATTgttcataagaaaaaagaaagaggacataCTTACACCTCATCAGCAGCTGCACGGCAGGCCATGCAAAATGGGGGGAAGaacaaaaattttccaaataatcaAAACTGGAACTCTAGCTTATCAAGTCCTAGCTTACTTTTTAAGTCTCAAACTAATCAAAACTATGCTGGAGCCAAGTTTAGTGAGCCACCATCACCAAGTGTTCTTCCTAAACCACCAAGCCACTGGGTTCCAGTCTCCTTTAATCCTTCTGATAAGGAGATAATGACATTTCAACTTAAAACCTTACTTAAAGTGCAggtataa